The DNA segment GGCATTTTTCTACCTCCTAATTGTAAATTGATCACCTTTTTGCTAGATTATAAAATTTAATTCTTCCAAGGTTGCTTGGGCCTCTATCGTTAATCTCGTTAAGCAGGAAAGTTTGAATTAAGCGGTCTTGGAATCCACATCGGAATACTTCATAGTCAGATACCATTTTACGGCTACTGAGATCAATGCATGTTTACTCTGTGAACAATTAGGTCTTTGCGCAATCTTTTTTCCCTATAATACAAAAGGCGCGGACTGGACTTTTCAGATGGTGCGGGGGGTGGGATTTGAACCCACGAAGGCCTTAGCCAGCAGATCTTGAGTCTAGGCTGTGAAACTGCCCCCTTTTGTCGTTTCTTTAATCTTGACTTTGACCTGGCTCGGGGACCCCCGCAGATGTTTAAAAGATTCCTGTATGATTAATCTTTTACCATTAGATAGGTAGCATAGGAAATAATACCAAAATTATTAAGACTATCATGGCACCCATGAATATCATGTTCATTCTTTTATTTCGTTTTTGAATTTTTAGTTCTTTTTCTTTACATTCATTAGAGCAATAATCTTTATTCAATGGTATGGATTTACCACAAATCCTACAGTGTGTATGGGGTGAAATTCGCATACTTTTCTGTTTTTGAGACGTTGACAATGTAATTATACTTTAAAGCAAATTTTGCTAAATAATAATCTTTTGGTAATAGTAAATTATTTGAAGGAAGCTAAAGAGGATCGTATAATTTGAGAGCTCACCCGTTTGATTAGCCGTTCTTACTTCACTAAACCTCAATTCTTGTACCAATTTTCTTGCCTAGAACAGCAAGTTTAACATTTTCAGGTTTTAAACCATTTAATATTATAGTCTTTATTCCAGAATTTTTAAGAATTTTTATCGCTTTTAAATCCAATATGCTATGTATACCCGGTTTATACTCTATATCTGAAATTTTACATAATTCTGTAAATGTGATTGAGTCTAGCTTTTTAGCTTGAGGGTAGATTCTCGGATCTTTTATGTATACTCCTTCTTGATCGGTTGCCTTTACAAAAAGGTCTGCTTTTATGGCTTTAGCAACCAAGGCTGCAACAGAATCTGTTGTAATGCCTGGCTTTAGTCCACCCATTATAGCTATATTTGACATTTTTAATAAGTGGGTAATCTGATCTATCGTGGATGGGATTGTGTCTGAAAGAATTCCTTTAAGTTTCTTAACGAAAAGTTTAGCATTTAACCTAGATATGGAGATAGCTAATTCGTCTTGATCCTCTTCGTTCAGGCCTAGAGACTCAGCTGTCTTTATGAATTGCCTTGAGAGGGGGCCCCCACCAATTACAATCGCTAAGATATGCCCGTCTTCCCTTAACTCTAAAAAATGTTTTATATAGGCATTTAAAATAGAAGGGTCTGGTGGCGAGCCTATTATTGAGCCACCAATTTTAAGAACTATCTTCATTTTCAAAGCTCCACAAGTTTTAAAAATAGGCTTAACTTATTTATGTCTGTTCGCCTTAATGTGACAACTAATTGTTTATCGATAAAGGCTAAAAGTTGGTACATATGACTTCTAAAGCTGACTCAGTAACTCTATACAGGATGAGGAAAATATTAGTGGAACTCTCTACTAAAAAAGGTAGTGGAACTGAGCTAGTATCGTTATACATCCCGCCAAAGAAACCATTCCACGACGTCTCAAGTTATTTGAAAGATGAATTTGGGAAGGCTTCTTACATAAAATCTGATAGCACTAGAAAGCATGTCCAAGATGCTTTAGTGAAGATTATGCAAAGATTGAAACTCTATAAGGAGACACCTGAAACTGGACTTGCTATATTTTGTGGTGCACTTCCCCCAAATCCCGGTGCTCCACCAGGAAGCGAATCTATGGAGTTGTATGAAGTAATACCTCATAAACCTATACCTAGTTATCTATACAGATGTGATGATCACTTCCATCTCGAGATACTTCGAGAAATGATAAAAGAAGAGAAGATAATAGGTATAATCTCTATAGACAATAATGAAGCAGGGTTAGGCATCGTTT comes from the Candidatus Methylarchaceae archaeon HK02M2 genome and includes:
- the pyrH gene encoding UMP kinase — encoded protein: MKIVLKIGGSIIGSPPDPSILNAYIKHFLELREDGHILAIVIGGGPLSRQFIKTAESLGLNEEDQDELAISISRLNAKLFVKKLKGILSDTIPSTIDQITHLLKMSNIAIMGGLKPGITTDSVAALVAKAIKADLFVKATDQEGVYIKDPRIYPQAKKLDSITFTELCKISDIEYKPGIHSILDLKAIKILKNSGIKTIILNGLKPENVKLAVLGKKIGTRIEV